Proteins encoded within one genomic window of Methanolacinia paynteri:
- a CDS encoding 4Fe-4S dicluster domain-containing protein, with protein MAEENISGSLKSTALGLGADFVGIVDSSCFDSPDYKGKNPRDVMPGVKSVIIIGVSVPKGAFSTLPLGRAEYTNTLMAGTATLRVISFQVAKFIEKSGYMATIAPSEGSEFGYWYADRKTLMADFSFKYAAYHAGLGNFGMNHLLITKEFGLKVRMMGILTDAPLEPDDKGELPFVNEACRDCMKCIEICPPKAITAEGVIHREKCADYMFNALGGLRCGMCIKVCPLDKF; from the coding sequence GATTGTCGATTCGTCCTGCTTCGACAGCCCTGATTACAAGGGTAAAAACCCGCGGGACGTTATGCCGGGTGTTAAGTCCGTGATAATAATCGGCGTATCGGTCCCGAAAGGCGCCTTTTCAACCCTTCCTTTGGGGCGGGCCGAGTACACCAATACTCTCATGGCGGGAACAGCGACTCTTCGTGTCATCTCTTTTCAGGTTGCGAAGTTTATCGAGAAGTCCGGTTACATGGCGACGATCGCACCGAGCGAGGGGAGCGAGTTCGGCTACTGGTATGCAGACCGGAAAACGCTTATGGCCGATTTTTCGTTCAAATATGCTGCATACCATGCCGGACTCGGGAACTTCGGGATGAACCATCTCCTAATCACGAAGGAGTTCGGGCTGAAGGTTCGCATGATGGGAATTCTCACCGATGCGCCTCTTGAGCCTGACGACAAGGGAGAACTCCCGTTCGTAAACGAGGCATGCAGGGACTGCATGAAGTGCATCGAGATCTGCCCTCCGAAAGCGATTACTGCCGAAGGGGTGATCCACAGGGAGAAATGTGCGGACTACATGTTCAATGCCCTCGGGGGGCTCAGGTGCGGAATGTGCATCAAGGTGTGCCCGCTTGATAAATTTTGA